The Pseudanabaena galeata CCNP1313 genome includes a region encoding these proteins:
- a CDS encoding clan AA aspartic protease encodes MISGIVTDRHAIISLTFLLPNNSTFPIEFVVDTGFTDYLCLPPEAVSLLGLPFLYDLPVNLADNSEVLLAVHEAIIIWNGEEREIRVLATGRRPLLGTALLDEHELVVQFTEGGLVTIDEL; translated from the coding sequence ATGATTTCTGGTATTGTGACTGATCGACACGCTATCATTTCGTTGACATTTCTGCTGCCAAATAATTCTACATTCCCAATTGAATTTGTCGTAGATACAGGCTTCACCGACTATCTATGTTTACCACCAGAAGCAGTCAGTTTATTGGGGCTACCCTTTCTCTACGATCTACCCGTAAACTTGGCAGACAACAGCGAAGTTTTATTAGCAGTGCATGAAGCAATAATTATTTGGAATGGAGAAGAACGAGAAATCCGTGTACTAGCTACAGGACGAAGACCATTGCTTGGCACTGCTTTACTAGATGAACATGAACTTGTTGTACAGTTCACGGAAGGTGGACTGGTTACGATTGACGAATTGTAG